The following coding sequences are from one Salvia hispanica cultivar TCC Black 2014 chromosome 3, UniMelb_Shisp_WGS_1.0, whole genome shotgun sequence window:
- the LOC125209191 gene encoding uncharacterized protein LOC125209191 isoform X1 produces MEEEAQRWSVTYTNHVKQKRKVYHDGFLLVQSSRNKFMLYDEWDKLLETRFVKKDDLITSGETITFGSYLVDLGELCQGHRPTSILKSQDQGGKFAETSSSCYYDSQNRKPMVGKRKGRVINISPSQKMIRDFKKSEVNKLDSSPNCMDMTLSTKEWQVLYTSQITQKAKKYHDGFLQLIIRGSQGRQVKLYDTNRRHLDGKFLKKDEKICSGESLVLDGHLVDIGEQEEDHKHPTDLNIQGKSCDIAGKSDFVDFHTKIPTIKNFPAGKTPGGTSQGTLTKLSDPSYKSENIKLYVGDAEPKRSVCDILSILRQPSEGKVVSVNKPFTEECAVSHPSEFLSGTNNHIKEEECSGTARQELRQKGSEHDIMIKVIKSEPTEVKIKTEKSEIPENGRVPPARPSSFHLRQQTGNFVSPVYDARSSSMKSHEEAAAAMNADSQKEVIGLTRTYNNEEQENIFPCEEVVVGSNAALKNGLSCRKSAEKHKKGSSSRWNNDLKEASLKTKDMDEIPSFDLGF; encoded by the exons ATGGAGGAGGAAGCTCAGCGGTGGAGCGTAACGTACACGAATCACGTTAAGCAGAAGCGGAAAGTCTATCACGACGGCTTTCTACTTGTTCAATCATCTCGAAATAAG TTCATGCTGTATGATGAATGGGACAAGCTCTTGGAGACTAGGTTTGTGAAGAAAGATGATCTCATCACATCTGGTGAAACTATCACATTTGGTTCTTACCTTGTTGACCTTGGTGAGCTATGTCAAGGCCATCGACCTACATCTATTTTGAAATCTCAAGATCAGGGTGGGAAATTTGCAGAAACATCCAGTTCATGTTACTACGACTCCCAAA ATAGGAAGCCTATGGTTGGGAAAAGAAAAGGACGAGTCATTAACATAAGCCCATCACAGAAAATGATCAGAG ATTTCAAGAAAAGTGAAGTGAATAAGTTAGATTCCTCACCAAATTGTATGGATATGACACTCAGCACAAAAG AATGGCAGGTCTTATACACGTCACAAATAACACAAAAGGCAAAGAAATATCATGATGGCTTTCTACAGCTTATAATTCGTGGATCACAAGGAAGACAG GTTAAGCTGTACGATACAAACAGGAGACACTTAGATGGAAAGTTTCTGAAAAAGGATGAAAAAATTTGCTCTGGTGAATCACTTGTTTTGGATGGTCATTTAGTGGATATTGGAGAGCAGGAAGAAGATCATAAGCATCCAACTGACTTAAACATTCAAGGAAAAAGCTGTGACATAGCTGGAAAAAGTGATTTCGTTGATTTCCATACCAAAATCCCGactattaaaaattttcctGCTG GAAAAACACCAGGTGGCACCTCTCAAGGCACACTTACTAAATTAAGTGATCCAAGCTACAAGTCTGAAAACATCAAATTATATGTGGGAGATGCAGAGCCTAAACGTTCTG TCTGCGATATATTGTCCATTCTCAGACAACCAAGTGAGGGGAAGGTTGTCTCTGTGAATAAGCCTTTTACCGAGGAATGTGCTGTGTCACATCCTTCAGAGTTTCTGTCTGGTACCAATAATCATATAAAAGAGGAAGAATGTAGTGGAACTGCAAGACAGGAATTGAGACAAAAAGGGTCAGAGCATGATATCATGATTAAGGTTATAAAATCTGAACCTACTGAAGTCAAGATAAAAACTGAAAAGAGTGAAATTCCTGAAAATGGAAGAGTACCTCCAGCTAGACCTTCTAGCTTTCATCTCAG ACAACAAACAGGGAACTTTGTATCTCCTGTCTATGATGCACGTTCTTCATCTATGAAGTCTCATGAAGAAGCCGCTGCTGCAATGAATGCTGATAGCCAAAAGGAAGTCATAGGTCTCACCAGAACATACAATAATGAAGAGCAAGAAAACATATTCCCATGTGAAG AGGTTGTAGTTGGATCAAATGCTGCACTAAAAAATGGTTTGAGCTGCAGGAAATCAGCTGAG AAACACAAGAAGGGAAGCAGTTCTAGATGGAACAATGATCTCAAAGAGGCAAGTCTCAAGACAAAGGATATGGATGAGATCCCGAGTTTTGATCTTGGATTTTGA
- the LOC125209191 gene encoding uncharacterized protein LOC125209191 isoform X2, translating to MEEEAQRWSVTYTNHVKQKRKVYHDGFLLVQSSRNKFMLYDEWDKLLETRFVKKDDLITSGETITFGSYLVDLGELCQGHRPTSILKSQDQGGKFAETSSSCYYDSQNRKPMVGKRKGRVINISPSQKMIREWQVLYTSQITQKAKKYHDGFLQLIIRGSQGRQVKLYDTNRRHLDGKFLKKDEKICSGESLVLDGHLVDIGEQEEDHKHPTDLNIQGKSCDIAGKSDFVDFHTKIPTIKNFPAGKTPGGTSQGTLTKLSDPSYKSENIKLYVGDAEPKRSVCDILSILRQPSEGKVVSVNKPFTEECAVSHPSEFLSGTNNHIKEEECSGTARQELRQKGSEHDIMIKVIKSEPTEVKIKTEKSEIPENGRVPPARPSSFHLRQQTGNFVSPVYDARSSSMKSHEEAAAAMNADSQKEVIGLTRTYNNEEQENIFPCEEVVVGSNAALKNGLSCRKSAEKHKKGSSSRWNNDLKEASLKTKDMDEIPSFDLGF from the exons ATGGAGGAGGAAGCTCAGCGGTGGAGCGTAACGTACACGAATCACGTTAAGCAGAAGCGGAAAGTCTATCACGACGGCTTTCTACTTGTTCAATCATCTCGAAATAAG TTCATGCTGTATGATGAATGGGACAAGCTCTTGGAGACTAGGTTTGTGAAGAAAGATGATCTCATCACATCTGGTGAAACTATCACATTTGGTTCTTACCTTGTTGACCTTGGTGAGCTATGTCAAGGCCATCGACCTACATCTATTTTGAAATCTCAAGATCAGGGTGGGAAATTTGCAGAAACATCCAGTTCATGTTACTACGACTCCCAAA ATAGGAAGCCTATGGTTGGGAAAAGAAAAGGACGAGTCATTAACATAAGCCCATCACAGAAAATGATCAGAG AATGGCAGGTCTTATACACGTCACAAATAACACAAAAGGCAAAGAAATATCATGATGGCTTTCTACAGCTTATAATTCGTGGATCACAAGGAAGACAG GTTAAGCTGTACGATACAAACAGGAGACACTTAGATGGAAAGTTTCTGAAAAAGGATGAAAAAATTTGCTCTGGTGAATCACTTGTTTTGGATGGTCATTTAGTGGATATTGGAGAGCAGGAAGAAGATCATAAGCATCCAACTGACTTAAACATTCAAGGAAAAAGCTGTGACATAGCTGGAAAAAGTGATTTCGTTGATTTCCATACCAAAATCCCGactattaaaaattttcctGCTG GAAAAACACCAGGTGGCACCTCTCAAGGCACACTTACTAAATTAAGTGATCCAAGCTACAAGTCTGAAAACATCAAATTATATGTGGGAGATGCAGAGCCTAAACGTTCTG TCTGCGATATATTGTCCATTCTCAGACAACCAAGTGAGGGGAAGGTTGTCTCTGTGAATAAGCCTTTTACCGAGGAATGTGCTGTGTCACATCCTTCAGAGTTTCTGTCTGGTACCAATAATCATATAAAAGAGGAAGAATGTAGTGGAACTGCAAGACAGGAATTGAGACAAAAAGGGTCAGAGCATGATATCATGATTAAGGTTATAAAATCTGAACCTACTGAAGTCAAGATAAAAACTGAAAAGAGTGAAATTCCTGAAAATGGAAGAGTACCTCCAGCTAGACCTTCTAGCTTTCATCTCAG ACAACAAACAGGGAACTTTGTATCTCCTGTCTATGATGCACGTTCTTCATCTATGAAGTCTCATGAAGAAGCCGCTGCTGCAATGAATGCTGATAGCCAAAAGGAAGTCATAGGTCTCACCAGAACATACAATAATGAAGAGCAAGAAAACATATTCCCATGTGAAG AGGTTGTAGTTGGATCAAATGCTGCACTAAAAAATGGTTTGAGCTGCAGGAAATCAGCTGAG AAACACAAGAAGGGAAGCAGTTCTAGATGGAACAATGATCTCAAAGAGGCAAGTCTCAAGACAAAGGATATGGATGAGATCCCGAGTTTTGATCTTGGATTTTGA